A genomic window from Streptomyces broussonetiae includes:
- a CDS encoding glycosyltransferase family 4 protein, protein MHKTLIVTNDFPPRPGGIQAFLHNMALRLDPDRLVVYASTWKRSREGIEATATFDAEQPFTVVRDRTTMLLPTPQATRRATGLLREHGCTSVWFGAAAPLGLMAPALRRAGAERLVATTHGHEAGWAQLPAARQLLRRIGESTDTTTYLGEYTRSRIAAALTPQAAGRMVQLPPGVDEKTFHPGSGGDVVRARLGLTDRPVVVCVSRLVPRKGQDTLIRAMPRVLAAEPDTVLLVVGGGPYEQDLHRLADETGVAASVRFTGAVPWSELPAHYGAGDVFAMPCRTRRGGLDVEGLGIVYLEASATGLPVVAGDSGGAPDAVLDGETGWVVRGGDPTAVADRIVPLLRDPELRHRMGERGRQWVEEKWRWDLLAEKLKALL, encoded by the coding sequence ATGCACAAGACCCTGATCGTCACCAACGACTTCCCGCCCCGGCCGGGCGGCATCCAGGCGTTCCTGCACAACATGGCCCTGCGCCTGGACCCCGACCGGCTGGTCGTCTACGCCTCCACCTGGAAGCGGAGCCGGGAGGGCATCGAGGCAACCGCCACCTTCGACGCCGAGCAGCCCTTCACCGTCGTACGCGACCGTACGACGATGCTGCTGCCGACCCCGCAGGCGACCCGGCGCGCCACCGGGCTGCTGCGCGAGCACGGCTGCACGTCGGTGTGGTTCGGTGCGGCGGCACCCCTCGGCCTCATGGCCCCCGCCCTGCGCAGGGCGGGCGCCGAGCGGCTGGTGGCCACCACCCACGGGCACGAGGCGGGCTGGGCCCAGCTGCCCGCCGCCCGGCAGCTGCTGCGCAGGATCGGCGAGTCGACGGACACGACCACCTACCTGGGGGAGTACACGCGCTCGCGCATCGCGGCGGCCCTCACCCCGCAGGCGGCCGGTCGCATGGTCCAGCTGCCGCCCGGGGTCGACGAGAAGACCTTCCACCCCGGCTCCGGCGGTGACGTGGTCCGCGCCCGCCTCGGCCTCACCGACCGCCCGGTCGTGGTCTGCGTCTCCCGCCTGGTCCCGCGCAAGGGCCAGGACACCCTCATCCGGGCCATGCCCCGCGTCCTCGCCGCCGAGCCCGACACCGTGCTGCTCGTCGTCGGCGGCGGCCCCTACGAGCAGGACCTGCACCGCCTGGCCGACGAGACCGGCGTCGCGGCCTCGGTCCGCTTCACCGGAGCGGTCCCCTGGAGCGAGCTGCCGGCCCACTACGGCGCCGGTGACGTCTTCGCCATGCCCTGCCGCACCCGCCGTGGCGGCCTGGACGTCGAGGGGCTGGGCATCGTCTACCTGGAGGCGTCGGCGACGGGCCTGCCGGTCGTCGCGGGCGACTCCGGCGGCGCCCCCGACGCGGTCCTGGACGGCGAGACTGGCTGGGTGGTCAGGGGCGGCGACCCGACCGCCGTGGCCGACCGCATCGTCCCCCTCCTCCGGGACCCGGAACTGCGCCACAGGATGGGCGAGCGGGGCCGCCAGTGGGTGGAGGAGAAGTGGCGCTGGGACCTGCTGGCGGAGAAGCTCAAAGCCCTTCTCTAA